In Bos taurus isolate L1 Dominette 01449 registration number 42190680 breed Hereford chromosome 10, ARS-UCD2.0, whole genome shotgun sequence, the genomic window CTTCTCTTCTCTTGAGCTCTGGAAGAAGTTTCCCATGGAACTTTTCCAGACTTCTACTATAAACGTAATTTCAACCAGTGGAAAAAATACCACTTGCCTTCTTGATTGCCACCGTACTGGTATTTCACACCCCCAAAGATCCACTCTGCTTCCAACCATCTCGGCAGACAGGCACTTCGGAAAGTGTATCCATCAATTCCTGGAAGAAACCAGACCACAAAGTAAGAGGCAAGggtgtgagggagagagagaaagaaagccaaACAAGAAGCCAGTAAGGTTAAAAGCTATTATCAAGGTGGCTGGGCCTTAAAATCATATGGAATTAGTTCCGTGACTGCTTCCTATGATATGAATTCTTACTCTCAGGGTTCACAGATGGGCTTGGTGAACCCCCTGAAACTCCAGGCAAATTTTCATGCTTATATTTATTTGGCAGAGGGGTTGTTGGCTTTCATCATATATTAAATCtaaaacctataatggaataaaGTTCCCTCATTtctaaaaaagggggaaaaatactGATCTACTCTTCTCATTGGTTGTTGTAAGACTTAATACACCTGAAAATGTGAACTCTGAAATGTCAAGTCATCATCACAATAATAGCTTACTGTGAACCTCATGTCATACAGATTGAATTAAATGCAAAATCTCTTTTAAGGTGAAGAAAAGGGGCACAAGAAGTTTAGCTAACTGGCCCCAGATCACAAGACTGGTACTGAACCTGCTTCTGTCTGACCCCAAAAGCTGAACTTTTGACCCCTTTTCTGCCTCTGAAGAGAGGAATGGAGCTGTTCGGTTATTCTATCTGGTAAGTGGActgctgcctgcacctcccacaTAAAACTTAAGGGCCTGAGCAAGCTCCTGCCAAATTTACTCCCTGAGTTTTAATTACTGCAGATGCTTCAGCCTTCTGGCCATAGACCCCTATACCAACAGATTTCATGCTGGAAATGGTGAATAatatatctataaaaatatcTGAACTCATAAAGTAGAAAAGGAATTTGCCATTATTGTGTCCATTATACAACGTATGCCTCCTACTTCAGCATAACCCCTCCTGCCACAGAATCACTGCCACGGCAGGGAAAAGGCAAGCTGAGCACTGGTGTCGTTCTCACCACACCCCCACCAGCACAGGCACCCAGACAAACCTGCCGTCTCCAGGGCTCCCAGGGTTGCTAGTCTTGCAGCTTTCAATCCAAATCCCAAGTAACTGTAAAATACAGGATTGACTAATTTCATGCCGGTCCTGAATTCTCCAGCTTAAAGCTCCTTCTTCCAAAAGTAATGTGGTTTCTCCGTCTCCCATTGGAGGGAGGAAAAACTTGTTCTCTGTGACCTATTCCTCTCATGCAGACAACACACAGTAATTCCTGCACAGTTCAGACCAAGGCTGTGCAGTAAGAACTTTCCATGATTTAAAGGCCAGAGATGGTGACACTTCCTAGGGTTCCACCCTGGGAACCATCCGCAGAAAAGCTCTCATTATCCTGGCTTCTAGCCCAACTGTGATCAAATTCTAGGCTGGATTTTGAGCATCTGAGGTCAGTTTAAAAGAAGCTGACACAGAGCTTTGGCTGAACTTTCTCTGAGTGCTCTGTCTCTAGAGAAAACTTGACTTATATTACTTATCTTTTTTACtctttcacattattttttaaaatcttatattactttttattttattactattacaTGTTTTTAGGGCAAGAATAGAGAATCTTGGGTCCCCTGGGCTTTGGTAAGTGGCTCGGGTTTCAGTTAACAGGCCTTCGGGGACTGGCAAAGATTTTTGTAAGGCTGGTCAGGTGTGACGAAatgtgaaaatgctttgaaaagttAGGAGAATCATACAATGCAAAATATTATTGCTCCATGTTCCTCTCCCTCACCTATGTGTATAGAGCTTATAAGTGCTGTTAAACATCTCAAAGGAAGTGAGGTAGTCCCTAGGGGTTTGTTCCAGGGTTTtctgcaaaacagaaaaagcaaaaagactaTTCAGGATCCACAGCTGTCTGAAGATGTTATCCTTagtatcccctccctctccttccctccaaaATCAGAGACAAAGAAGACAGATTACACTGCTCATCTCACAAGACTTGAGGAATCAAAGGGACTCTGAACAGTGAGAGCAAGTTCAGTCAGTCATTAATTGACACTACTCGGCCTGCTCATGGTGGAGCCGCTGTCTGAAAGGGGGCCCTTTCTTAGCACCATGAAATGTCTGCCAAGTGGGTTGGTAACCAGACCCTCGTATGTATCTGACTCACCTCAAACTGAGGCAGGAACGTGATTTGGGTGGAGGCCCCTCCCAGGTCCAGGGTCCCCACAGTCTCCTGGTTGTGGCCGTGCAGCTGACCTGTGAATGACAGTCAGCTCTGAGCATCTTGTGCTTCCTGGGCAGCCCAACACTCCCCTGTCTGCAATTTCTCTCCTACTCCTGGCATATACTGGAGGCATTCTGTAAACACTCCATGCTCCCCAGCGCCTAAGGCTGCAAGCAAAGGCTAACCAGGAAGGACTCTTGCTGCAGCCGAGGTCCTGAAGGCAGGTAATAAACATTAacttcctctctttcctccccatcctccttttttttttaaaaaaaacttaagaacAATATGAAGAAAAAAGGTATTGGTATTTTGCTCCCTGACCATGTGTGAAACCCAGTTAAGTCCTTAGATAAATGTGAGAATGTGTTACCTGTCAGAAAATTCACAGTAACCCAAGCTAATATgcctaaaaaaggaaagaaagacaaagattaCATCCAGAGCATTTTTCCCCTCTTCCTGGGCCCCACCTTTGTTCTTTTATCTCTAAATTTCGTGTCTAAAACACACATTTCCTGCTCCCCATCTTTCCATTTCCCACTATCCCCTTCCTCCTTGcttatttgttcctttttcttcagcACCCCTACCCCTGTCTCTCCAGTGCCTTTAATTGGATATTTATTAACCCTGGCCTTCTCCCCCACCATACATCAACACCTTGCCCACCTTCATAGGATCCATCCATGATGCTAACACTGTCATCTGGTACCAGGAAAGGTGATTTCTTGAAGATCTCTTTTACCTagcaaaaggaggaaagaaatctaGATTTCCTAAGGCAATAGAACAGATTCCGAACATATCCTATAATACTTAGAAAGCCACACTCTTCATTTTCCCCagataaaattttaacagaaCTCATCCCTTTTCCCTAAGAAACTAGGTAAGCCATCACTGGTTTCttgtaaaaacaagcaaacagacaAAACAATGTACCTCAAAGAGCAGCGCCTCAGCCTTCTCTTCTGGCAGTAAGCGCAGCCCCGCTGTTGCCTTCAGGACCACTGGCGTTCTCTTCCAGTGACTTGGAGGGATTGAGTCTTTGGCCACCTCTAAGAGTTCTTGAACAGTCTCAGCACCCTTTAAAAGAGACGATTCACGTATCCGGTGAACAGTGCATTTAGTGGAGCGTGTCTGCTCCCTTGGCATGCTCTGGGACAGTACCAGGAGCGAGGGGGCTGAGGGTTCCTATCAGCCTTTTCTGCCCTGAAGAGCAGAGACCCCGAGAAGCGGGCTTCTTTGAAGGAGGAGAAGCCATTTCATTTTGACTAAGTCCTAATAAAAATGATTCTTTTATAAAGTGGTCAATTGTTCTTTTGTGTCTCATATAAAAATTAGCTACACGGGGGCGGGCAGTTTCCTGACGGCCGACTGGTTAGGATTTGGCACTCTCGCTGCTGTGGCCAATTtccatccccagtcagggaactgagattctgcaAGCAGCACAGCATAgccaagaaagagaagaaaaatggtaTCTGATATTAAAGAATttcatattcattcattaataaaaacattttttaaaactagcgTCAGGCCAGAAAGTTGGTAAGGTGAAAGAAACAAGGCTTGGAGTTAGATGGCTGCTTGCTAGCCCTGGGGCCCTCCTGGGGTCGGTGTCCTCAGCTGTGAGATGGAGATACCATCACATAAAACTGCTGTGTGCATTAGATGAGGCagactggacttccctgctggtccaacggttaagaatcctcctgtcaatgcacgggacatgggtctgatccctggtctgggaagaccccacctGCTGTGGGGCAAAGCCCATGCGCCATAACTACCGAAGCCcacacgctctagagcctgtgctctgcaacaagagaagccactgcaatggcaGGTCTGCATCTAGAGTGTAGCCCCCTGCtcgtcgcaactagagaaaacctgtgtgCTACCACAAGACCTAGCGCAGCCAAAAacgtaaaataaataagttagttagaacagttttattaaaaaaaaaaaaaaaaaaagaggcagactGTGCAGAGCTGCCACACAAATGCTAGCTGCAACTGTCATTATGCTACACCTTTTACGAGTTCCGGCAGGACAGGACACATCAGGTTCATTTTTGCATTACCAGCACCGACATGCATGGTACACGTGTTCAAATTATGATGTTAGAAtccattattttaaattcattgtttttctgaGTAAGCATCTGTTCTGACAACATACTGCCTCTTAAACATTATAACCACAGCACAATTTTACTCTCCAAATGTCAAATCAGTTTCTAACAATGCAGTTGTTTTCAACAGCTCCTAATTTTCTATAGCACATTTGCCATTTCATAACGGCAAGCTGAGAAAATAAACATCCTCTTGGTTCTTCAAGTTCAAGCCATTTTTAACATCAGGTTTTCCTCCGGTTAATGATTACACTTGTGACACTGAACAATATCTTTAATATATGCTACCAAATACCAAAGTTCAACATTCTGCCTTACTCTTTTTATACCAGTGTGGCCCCTGACACATGGGGTGTTGTATGCTCTGAGAGCTCACATGTGAAATACAGCTATGACAGAACTCTACATTCATCTTCTATTACTGAAGACTTTTTGTCAAGGGTTGTGCCCAGTTTCTAGAACATAACCGTGGTTCTATGCTGTATAAGGGCAGAAATGGATTTCACCTCAATCGCCATGTTTATACCTTCTACTTTATAGAACTTCACAACCATTTTCTGCATCTACATTAATTAACACGGTTGATGGCTTCAAATCAAAGTCTTAAACAGTCAATACAAGTAGCACAATCTCCCGAAAGAGGTGCTCTCCCAGCGTGGTGACAAGCTATTTTCACACCTCCTTCCCCCTAAGCCCTGGTGAACCCAGGGTATACAATTACTGTTATCCAGGAGATTAGCTGAGGACAGAAAACTGATCTCACACATGACCTCAATATCAGCAGAGAACAGCATAAAATATTGAACAGCAGTGGTGTGGTCAAGCTATCAAGGCATTTGAGAATCTAAACATCTATTGAAAAAACTCACCTGCTTAGGTTGATCTACAAAAGCAGAAAGGCCTGGCTTCACAGAATCAAAAATTTCCCCTTCCAGAACTGGAAGCTGTCCTGTGTTGTCCATGAGCAAAACAGAAGAGAGATGGCCGATTATCAAAAGTCAGACTCTTCCTGATCCTGGGCTCTCTATCATATTAACCTATTTCCCCCAGCGATTCCAAGTCATCCCACCTGCGAGGAATTGTAGGAGGCTTGAAGGAGTACTGGGTAGGGGGAGAGAGGACGAAAAGTAATTACCGAGGGTCCCTCTGCCATTTCTCTGGTGGGCACCTCGCTTCTACTCCTTTCCCTAGACTCTGTGTGTAACTTGAGAAGACTGAATATTCAGAAAACATTAATCTCCAGGGTCCcctcattcccttttccaagggtgGTAGTGGTCTTCTTCTCAAGACCACTCTCAATATTCTGAACCCTGGAGTATTAATTCACCTTTGGAGAAAAGTAAAGACAAATTATAACTACACTTCTTAGACACATGGGTTCAGACTACAGGCAGTCCTGATGGCTTTGAATTTTACACCAAGTTAAACCATATGTGTTCAGTTACAGTCCAAAGTTTTCTCTGAAGAAAGACATTTAGAGACTGTAAGATTCTGTAGCTGGCATCCCACACTCTCAGCACATCTGTTTCTAGGAGGAGGAGATGCTCAAGTGTGGGTTTCCAGATGCTGGTGAGGGCCCCAGCTGCACTCACCTGGTACTTTCTGCACGAAGGTGTAAACGTGAATTCGCGTCCCAGTGCTCCCTGCATCAAACATAATTCCATACAAGGTGCCGGCACTGACGTTGACAGGGCACATGGAAGACAGGAAGACGCCCTCAAACCAAGTCTGCTGCTCTCTGTGGAAGACAGTGCTGCAAACACAGGACGCTACCAGCATGAAAAAGGCTGCTCCCTGGTAAAGGGCCATTCTCTTCTGAGATGTAGTGCGTCTTTTGTTACAGAAGCAGAGCTGCTATCACACCTGCAGTGGCTTCTGGGACAAAGACATGCAAGGTTGGACCAACTGGCCTCTTTGTTTACACTTGTAAGATGGAACACCCACTACAGAAATCCCACCCCTTTCCCCAAGCTGGTCCTTCCCTAAATACCTGCATAACAAGCTAGACTAGGGTGACAGAGGCTCTGAGCACCTTTTCTGAAGGGTATCTGGTTGCAAGAGGAAATTgggatttaaaatatatttccccatgctctttctttttccctctatttttggCCACAAAAAatcctagttcctcaaccagggatcaaacctgcatcccttgcccTGCTTTTAATAGTAGGGTGGATCACACATACTCAAAGGCTGTCTCTGTCACCCCACTCCTAATGTtacatcttattttttctttccattttgacAATTTTGTCTTTAGATCATGAACCATGTGCCTTGCAGGATCTTCGATCTCCAACCAGGTGTCCCCTGccgtggaagtgtggagtcttagccagtggaccgcCAAAgaattccctttcttctttttgattgATAAATAGAAGCTTCGATTTCTGAATTAAAGTTATAAAGTTACAAAAAAGTTACAAAGTCCCTGGCATTGGGGTGTTCACAGCCTTTAAAAATCAGGCCACCTGTGACCAATATTGCCAGTGGCTTGCACATTCAACcacattttaaggaaataaatcaaCTTAATTCAAAAACACTTTAAATAGACCATTATGGTTTTTAAAACATGCTTCACAGGTTTCAGGCTACGTTATCTCCATAAGCACTTAAGAGCAGAAGGGCAAATACAGACAGAGAGGCTCAATGACCTGCTGAGTCATAAAGTGCTGCATTATGGCAAGTTACTGCCTGTATTTCTTAATGTGCTTGTAACAAATGCAAAAAACTTATAAGTGCTCAGCATTATCTACTTTGGATTTTAGATACAAATGATGCAGAAAAACTAGAGTAAAGGTTACATGGAAAAGTGTCTCCTGCATAGGGTGCATTTTCCCCTGGTGTCACTGAGGAAGGTCACATCCATATCCTCCAGCATTTCAGGCTTCCTTAGTTGCCTCTTATGTACTTTGCTCAAAACAGTTCTGGGTCTTCTGATTCACCTTTCACCTCTGAACTTCTCCTCATCCAAGTCATGGTTACTAGTTAAACAAGATCGAACTCCAAAGTCCTCATTCCCCAGTCCTCTAATTGCAATAGAACACTCAGTATGCTTGGAGCACAGATGAGGACCGTATATCATCCTCACATTTGTTGATCTGCCAGGATGCGTTCTATCAAAACGTCTCTCTCCCCCGCTAGGTAACATActacagaaaataaagcaaattcaaGTTAACTGCATTTGGAATAAAGCTATTTGAAGTAGCTGGAGTTGTTCTGAAGTACCTCAAAGACAGAGTGAGAATTACCAGTTTGAACACTCTTCAAGACTGAACTTCTATCCTGCAGTGAAGAATGAAAGCTATTGGCTAAGGAAAGCAAAACTTAGAATCTCAAAGGAAACTCGTCTCTAGAATCTCAAAGGAAAGGAAACCGCTCCAACAGGTCAGCTGCCGGGCCAGATTCATACTTACGTCTTCAGTCACTCCCTTTGGTGGGTTCTTCCTTTGCAGCAGCCAGGCTGGTCATGTAGATCAACCAGAAGAACTGAAGACAAAAACAACCTTTCAGATTCTGAGTGTTAACAGATTGTGGCCTTGTCCAAAGCCCAGACCACATTCCACACTCTCTGGAAGTGTATTTAGGGGCTCTCCAGACACCAGCCCGCTTCCACTGCTGTGACTGACTGCACAGCAGCTTCTTCAGGgctcactcattttttttctattattgtggtttctgggaaaaaagaaacaactctCCAGCTTCTATTTCCATTAAGCAaacctttgtttttcttccaaaagaaattaagggggaaaaaatgcataGCAGGTATCCCTTTTCACAAAGTGAAAACTGCAGCGTCATACCAGGTGCTCAGTGtagaagaaaacagattttagagaaagcaaaggatgaACACACAAACTGCACCATCTGCTCTCAACATTTACCTTCTAACACCACTTCCAATCTCACTTTTCTTTAAGATTAGCTACTCTAAGGATGGCATTAGAAAGGCTCACAACAAACGGCTTAGAGCACACAGAAAGGCACCCTATTTCACATGAcaccagcctaccaggcttgcTCATTCACTGCCAGTCTCTGCTCAGGTGTCACCTTCTCAGAGAGTCCTTCCTTGTCTACTGTATTTAAAATCGCAACCCACCTGGTCGCATGCATCTTCTATCAACACCTTCCTTCCCTGTTTATTTTTCTCCGCAGCACTCCTTGTCTTCTGACACCCTATATAATTAATTCACTGCTTCTGGGGTTGTTTCTCGTACTCCCTGCTCCTGATTTCCCCTGCCCTT contains:
- the ENTPD5 gene encoding ectonucleoside triphosphate diphosphohydrolase 5 isoform X2 → MALYQGAAFFMLVASCVCSTVFHREQQTWFEGVFLSSMCPVNVSAGTLYGIMFDAGSTGTRIHVYTFVQKVPGQLPVLEGEIFDSVKPGLSAFVDQPKQGAETVQELLEVAKDSIPPSHWKRTPVVLKATAGLRLLPEEKAEALLFEVKEIFKKSPFLVPDDSVSIMDGSYEGILAWVTVNFLTGQLHGHNQETVGTLDLGGASTQITFLPQFEKTLEQTPRDYLTSFEMFNSTYKLYTHSYLGFGLKAARLATLGALETAGIDGYTFRSACLPRWLEAEWIFGGVKYQYGGNQEGEVGFEPCYAEVLRVVQGKLHQPDEVQRGSFYAFSYYYDRAVDTDMIDYEKGGVLKVEDFERKAREVCDNLENFTSGSPFLCMDLSYITALLKDGFGFASSTVLQLTKKVNNIETGWALGATFHLLQSLGISH
- the ENTPD5 gene encoding ectonucleoside triphosphate diphosphohydrolase 5 isoform X1, with the protein product MALYQGAAFFMLVASCVCSTVFHREQQTWFEGVFLSSMCPVNVSAGTLYGIMFDAGSTGTRIHVYTFVQKVPGQLPVLEGEIFDSVKPGLSAFVDQPKQGAETVQELLEVAKDSIPPSHWKRTPVVLKATAGLRLLPEEKAEALLFEVKEIFKKSPFLVPDDSVSIMDGSYEGILAWVTVNFLTGQLHGHNQETVGTLDLGGASTQITFLPQFEKTLEQTPRDYLTSFEMFNSTYKLYTHSYLGFGLKAARLATLGALETAGIDGYTFRSACLPRWLEAEWIFGGVKYQYGGNQEAGEVGFEPCYAEVLRVVQGKLHQPDEVQRGSFYAFSYYYDRAVDTDMIDYEKGGVLKVEDFERKAREVCDNLENFTSGSPFLCMDLSYITALLKDGFGFASSTVLQLTKKVNNIETGWALGATFHLLQSLGISH